In Aedes albopictus strain Foshan chromosome 3, AalbF5, whole genome shotgun sequence, the following are encoded in one genomic region:
- the LOC134291074 gene encoding uncharacterized protein LOC134291074: MWKNLNKVVGRNHDTEGRIELQDEQEDPTQGKSVANIFNEYFCTVGPQLASSISSTRDINKFGSLTPSSNAVFLRPTTRQEVIILIKELDANKSCGADEIPASFVKQHHNIFSELLENVFNHSIDTGRFPDFLKIAKVIPVHKGGDKTLANNYRPISILSYKTPVLSGNGLIKPHIIRCPQCRATVQAVPPSVAS, encoded by the exons ATGTGGAAGAACTTGAACAAAGTGGTTGGCCGGAATCACGACACAGAAGGACGTATAGAGCTCCAGGATGAACAAGAGGATCCAACACAAGGCAAAAGTGTCGCAAACATTTTCAATGAGTATTTTTGCACGGTTGGACCCCAGCTAGCCTCATCTATTAGTAGCACTCGAGATATCAACAAATTCGGTAGCTTAACTCCATCAAGTAATGCCGTATTCCTGCGTCCAACTACGAGACAAGAAGTAATAATATTGATCAAAGAATTGGACGCCAACAAAAGCTGTGGAGCCGATGAAATTCCAGCTTCATTCGTAAAGCAGCATCACAACATTTTCTCGGAACTGTTGGAAAATGTGTTCAACCACTCCATCGATACTGGACGCTTTCCGGACTTCCTGAAAATTGCGAAAGTTATACCTGTTCATAAAGGTGGCGATAAGACCCTTGCAAACAACTATAGGCCAATTTCCATCCTATCG TACAAAACTCCAGTTCTGTCAGGTAATGGACTGATCAAACCGCACATCATCCGATGCCCCCAGTGCCGTGCCACCGTCCAGGCCGTACCACCGTCCGTGGCATCCTGA